TCTGCAATACGTTTCGTAAAGGAGTCACACAACAGGAAGTTGTTTTGTGTTTCTAGGAAATAAACAGGATCAGTCTTCATCACTATTATTGCAAATCGAATTCTGGAGCGATACTACCACACTCACCGCCATTACAGAAGAGAACTTTTCGATTCCTGCCACTTCGCGAATTATACACTTCGATGTCGTCTACTTCATCGAGGGAGACATCCGTCAGTTGTACTGCTCTCATGAAATCACCTTTCCTAACCTCAACGACCCACGCTCCGGATTCCCCAATCTTGAAGGCGAAGATCATCATCTCATTTCGGCGAAAGTCAATTTGCAAATTTTCACGAAGGAGAACCTTTCCAGTGTTCCTCACGTTCATTTGAAAGGTAGAGAAACAATTTACAAATTCCATTATATACAGAGTCTCCTGCTTTTTCCAAAGCCTAATCTTGAAAGGGTTCCAAACGCCTTTGAATGTTTCTATTTGCAATTCTTTTCCTTCGGCGAAATTCGTTGAAAAGATGCCCTCTTTTGGTTTTAGTTGATTTGTTGAACATCCTTTGGATCAGAGAGTGTTCCATTTGTTACAAAGGACAGACACTTCAATGCAATACAGATATAGACATGCCTACATATTCACATAAATTggcatactaacacacacacacacacacacatatatatatatatatatatatatatatatgtgcgtgtgtattgtatatatatatatatatatatatatatatatatatatatatatatatatatatatatatataatatatatatatatatatatatatgtatgtgtgtgtattgtatatatatatatatatatatatatatatatatatatatatatatatatatatatatatatgtgtgtctgttttgTGAATGTATGCATATTTGCATGTTTGAATGTGTGCTTAATAGTAAAGGTGCCTCTTTCAAAATCTATGATTTTAAAACTtggcaaaatataatgaaataatggcgttagatatgagaaataatcttttatataattcactatgcaagaatatataaaaaaaattccctttaactccccccccacccccacaaaagTAAAATTTCATTCCTTCTAATTTCACTTACTATTGCTGGAAGAACATTTGTAATCTGCTTGATAAGTGGAGCATACTTCTTCACATTCAGGGCAAGGTGCTTTCTCGGGGCATGCTTGGCAAACCGGACAGGATTTACATTCAGGGCAAGGTGCTTTCTCGGGGCATGCTTGGCAAACCGGACAGGATTTACATTCAGGGCAGGGTGCTTTCTCGGGGCATGCTTGGCAAACCGGACAGGATTTACATTCAGGGCAGGGTGCTTTTTCAGGGCATGTTTGGCAGAAGGGGCTTGTTGTTGTGTCTTGTGCCTCCGTTGGGACAGGGAAAGCTAAAGTACAAATAGTTATTCTGAGAAGTTTTGTTAGGTTGTCTGATGATCTTCATAAAGTCATTTAACTATATTCAACTTTTTTTAatcaggcgcatttgcacggactcgcagcggtgccattttaactcggaaaagttttctggtatctgattggttagaattatcttgtccaaccaatcagcgatcaggaaacttttccgagctagaagggcacctctgcgagtcggtgcaaatctgcctcactaaaaagaattgactatagctattCATCCAATCATACATTAACTAATCTATGTTTTAATACATCTATAATTTCACCTATCAATGATTTATTTATTCCAAAATTAACGCATAATAAAGATGAAGTAATCGATTTTAACAAATAACTGATAATGAAATTATGATGTCTTCTCTggatattaaaacaaatatatcatttaCTTCAGAAATCACAAAATAAAAGAACAAATCGAATTCTAAAGCCATACTACCACACTCACCGGCATTACAGAAAAGAACTTTCCGATTCCTGCTTCTTCCCTCATTATACACTTCGATGTCGTCTACCTCATCGAGGGAGACATCCGTCAGTTGTACTGCTCGCATGAAATCACCTTTCCTAACCTCAACGACCCACGCTCCGGATTCCCCAATCTTGAAGGCGAAGATCATCATCTCATTTCGGCCAAAGGCAATTTGCAATTCTTCCCGGAGGAGAATCTTTCCAGTGTTCCTCACGTTCATTTGAAAGGTAGAGAAACGATTTACAAATTCCAATGTATACAGATTCTCCTGCTTTTTCCAAAGCTTTATCTGGAAAGGGTTCCAAACGCCTTTGAATGTTTCTATTTGCAATTCTTTTCCTTCGGCGAAATTCGATGAAATGATGCTATCCTTTGGTTTTAGTTGATTTGTTGAACATCCTTTGGATCAAAGAGTGTTCCATTTGTTATAAAGGACTGACGATTCAATGCAATAGACATACAGACATgcctacatattcatataaattggcacacacccatacacacccatacacacacacacacacacacacacacacacacacacatatatatatatatatatatatatatatatatgcatgtatatatatatatatatatatatatatatatatatatatatatatatatgtatatatatatatatatatatatatatatatatatatatatatatatatatatatatgtgtgtgtgtgtgtctgtcttatGAATGTATGCAAATTCGCATGTTTGGATGTGTCCTTAATAGTAAAGGTGCTTCTTTCAAAATCTATGATTTTAAATCTCGgcaaaatataatgaaacaatGGCGTTAGATATGAGaaataatcttttatataattcactatgcaagaatatataaaaaaaaaatccctttaactccaccccccacccccacaaaagTAAAATTTAATTCCTTTTAATTTCACTTACTATTGCTGGAAGAACATGAAGAGAAGACAAGAGCCATCAACAATAAGAGTTCCACATACAGAAATGTTTGGCCAAGGAGCCCTCCGCGCCATCTATTGAGGACTTCAGGAACTACAGCCATAGCTCGAATCTGCTTGGGTAATTTCTCTTACCTGATATTAGAACATTTGATTAGGTAATGTGACACGAAAAGTAGAAGTGGTAACTTTCAAGCAATTCTTTATAGATAATTAGATGAATTTTAGTATCTTACATACCACATTTTATAACCACATCTTACTAAAGTAATGACATAATTAGAGGAAAAGTCTGGTATCATAGAGACATCAGGATGAAGAACAGCACTTCTCATCTGGCGAAAATATTAGAAGATTCTTATATACTGAAAGGCGTCGAACTAAAtgtttgatatttctttttctttatccagAAGGGACCATTGAAATACGAAAACCTGATTTGCAAAATTGGAAAGACATAAAATAAAACCTGATTTGCAAACATGTAAAGACATCCAATATCCTACTGATAAAATCAGGCCATTGATTGGCTTGAAACGTGTTTGTCTTATAGTAAGCTTCATGAATTCTCTGTAAGAATTTATGGAGCATGGGTATGAATATGCTCAACTAAGTAACtcacaaatctaaatatatttagaaaggaaaatatattttgcattCTCAACTTCCCTGAGACAACTTTCTGATGAAATGAGAAATGCCGTTAAGAATACGaatacacaatcatacacacacacacacacacacacacacacacacacctcccctatatattaaagagtaagtgtctggatatacatatatataaataaatatatgtatatatatatatatatatgtatatgtgtgtgtgtgtgtataaatacatatatgatatatatatatgtatataaatatatatgcatatatatatatatatatatatatatatatatgaacatatatatatatatatatatatatataatatatacacacatatgtatatatatatatatatatatatatatatatatatatatatatatatatatatatatatatacatatatatgacaatata
The nucleotide sequence above comes from Palaemon carinicauda isolate YSFRI2023 chromosome 2, ASM3689809v2, whole genome shotgun sequence. Encoded proteins:
- the LOC137626100 gene encoding uncharacterized protein, whose protein sequence is MAVVPEVLNRWRGGLLGQTFLYVELLLLMALVFSSCSSSNRCSTNQLKPKDSIISSNFAEGKELQIETFKGVWNPFQIKLWKKQENLYTLEFVNRFSTFQMNVRNTGKILLREELQIAFGRNEMMIFAFKIGESGAWVVEVRKGDFMRAVQLTDVSLDEVDDIEVYNEGRSRNRKVLFCNAAFPVPTEAQDTTTSPFCQTCPEKAPCPECKSCPVCQACPEKAPCPECKSCPVCQACPEKAPCPECKSCPVCQACPEKAPCPECEEVCSTYQADYKCSSSNRCSTNQLKPKEGIFSTNFAEGKELQIETFKGVWNPFKIRLWKKQETLYIMEFVNCFSTFQMNVRNTGKVLLRENLQIDFRRNEMMIFAFKIGESGAWVVEVRKGDFMRAVQLTDVSLDEVDDIEVYNSRSGRNRKVLFCNGDPINNASVTSDVAPPRVPRINSSGGAESQETCSCLVSTPLLYVMLSVCVLFLLALVIFIVQEFRQLLKKMKQSVDQENSQVVHEAARSLEQRHEKRDSSQRPMNNFKEYLAPKTSGRTNCVETSYVVRAGEEDHVYFEISKSRPTR